A stretch of the Papaver somniferum cultivar HN1 chromosome 6, ASM357369v1, whole genome shotgun sequence genome encodes the following:
- the LOC113290598 gene encoding uncharacterized protein LOC113290598: MSLKILSWNVRGLCSNDKRLIVKKMIGLLQEPIVILQETKMMQCSDHDIQQICGHSNFGWTFQQSVGNSGGMIILWDKDFLEVKESLVGDYSLSIYCVNKHDGFVWVLTNIYGPNKPHERANFWEELDNICGYWDLPWCLGGDFNTIKCCDKKKNCNTITKSMKDFSEFISQHNLIDLPLKGARYTWSNGKTNPVMSRLDRFLISPSFELQFPLATQLAKSRPTSNHIPILLDISDPSWGPSPFRFEIMWFLENGFLKLLEEWWLSFSFAGSPSTILWLKLKALKKKLKVWNRDTFGHTNTKLKHLLEEIQFFDLL, from the coding sequence ATGAGTCTCAAGATACTTTCATGGAATGTGAGGGGATTATGTTCGAATGATAAGAGGCTGATTGTAAAGAAAATGATTGGTCTTCTTCAAGAACCTATCGTAATCCTACAAGAAACAAAGATGATGCAGTGTAGTGATCATGACATCCAACAAATTTGTGGACACTCAAATTTTGGATGGACTTTTCAACAGTCAGTTGGTAATTCTGGTGGGATGATCATCTTATGGGATAAAGATTTTCTTGAGGTTAAAGAATCTTTAGTAGGTGATTATTCATTATCTATCTATTGTGTCAATAAGCATGATGGTTTTGTTTGGGTTCTTACCAATATTTATGGACCTAATAAACCTCATGAGAGGGCAAATTTTTGGGAGGAGTTGGATAACATCTGTGGATACTGGGATTTACCTTGGTGTTTGGGTGGAGATTTCAACACCATTAAGTGCTGtgataagaagaagaattgtaATACAATCACCAAGAGTATGAAGGACTTTTCTGAATTCATCTCTCAACACAACCTTATTGATTTACCTTTAAAAGGAGCTAGATATACTTGGTCTAATGGGAAGACCAATCCTGTAATGAGCAGACTTGATAGATTCCTCATTTCTCCTTCCTTTGAACTTCAATTCCCCTTGGCAACTCAACTTGCTAAATCTAGGCCAACATCAAATCACATTCCTATCCTCCTAGATATCTCTGATCCTTCTTGGGGACCTAGTCCTTTCAGGTTTGAAATCATGTGGTTTTTGGAGAAtggttttttgaaacttttagaaGAATGGTGgttgtctttttcttttgcagGTAGTCCAAGTACAATATTGTGGTTGAAATTGAAGGCTTTAAAGAAGAAGTTGAAGGTGTGGAATAGGGATACTTTTGGTCACACTAATACCAAACTCAAGCACTTACTGGAAGAGATACAGTTCTTTGATCTTTTGTAA